Part of the Nicotiana sylvestris chromosome 2, ASM39365v2, whole genome shotgun sequence genome, TCGACCCAAAAGATGCAagaatttttagtatttttttccaGAGTATGAATGGATTCACAAAATGAAGGGAAAGAGGTCTTTATATAGGCATTCCTAAGGCAGCCCTATCCTAGCTAACCATTTCCCCTTTTAACCCTTGCATTCTTGGTTATTTTACCCATTTTAACCCTCAAAATATTTGAAACCCCCCTTCTTTTAACAAATGAGCTCTAAACTTATCCTCTAGAAGGTTCCTCCCAACAGAAAATGGTTCCCTACCCTCAAATACCTAAAACAACGGGGACACCCTTGCAATTTACATTCAGAAAATCAACATGGGTCAAATTTGACCCAAGACCCCAAACCAAAAACCTAGCTTGCCTGGCCCAACAAGACTGAACCAATCAACCCAAAAGAAAACTTAGGCATCAGACTCTGAGTAGTAACCTCAAGACTTACTGATTTCAATTAACAAACGATAtcaaattaattaaagcaaattgTGACTGACCTTGAACTAAGACATGCTGAAAATGTATCAATGATTAACTAATTCGAACAAACTGGATAACAACAACTAATCAGGGAAAATAAATAACACAAACAAATTCAGATGAACATCTTTAAAATTGAAAGAAGAAACCATAAAACAAACGGAATAAAAGCAAACCATAGAAAACCAAAGAGAATGAATGACGCATTGGCTAAGTCCAAAGATTATTCCTTCATTACTTTTTTttggtcggaagaagaggaataTGAATAAACTGATTAAAGAAAGGTggaggaaaaggaaagaaaatagaaGGAGAATCACAGAAATAGGTAGAGGGAAAAACAAGCGAAAATACCTAGTGATTAACTTGAAGAAACTCCGGCTGCTTCgatttaaacccaaaactaatgTTAGTCGcatgttctttgtcaagaacaaatgatCAACATCAATTTCACGTTAAAGCAGCCCTGGGACTTGAAAGCTTGAGTCTTAACTTTGCACTCCATAGATCCAAAGTCAGGGTAAATTTGGGGCTTTAGGGTTTCGGGGTTGTTGATTTTAGATGTAAAATTCGAGAAGATTGAGAGGGATTCGAGGGACATGGTTTGGTTATTGTGAGAGAGGAGGTTACAGGGATTCTAGGGTGTAATTGTGGGGCGGATTGGGGCTACGCCACCAGCGAAAATTGTGGGGAACtttagggcggcgctagggttttcaGTCTCTAAGCATAGAGATGAGGAATGAAGGGGGAATGTAAGGGGAGGGGGTTGGTTCCAACACTTAAATACTGAAGGGAGCCTTAGTTCCCAACCGTTTGATCAATGGAGATCAACGGTTGGGATTCTAAAGGGGGAAACGATGTCGTTCTATTAACGGGGGAAACCGGACCGGCTTGGGGTAGGGGATTTGGACGGGTTAGCGAGAATTGGGCCAGGGATTGTTTGGGTCTAAGGAATTGGGCCTCAATTAAACACCCTCCTTTTCTTTAATTCTCTTttctttccatttcttttttttggttCAATTTTCTCTTttcctattttaattaattataacTTAAATTAAAACTCGTAAaaataattaatctgaaaaaagaCTAAGCTGACCAACTATTAAAATAtttatgaaaattaattattcctaaattaaaagggaaattacaaatttaaaatgaaaaggctaaaaatgcaaaggtAAACCtgttttttttttgactttttgactaaaaaattaatttaccgattaacctaaaaatgtcaaaaataaatcctaaattcaatatagggtatttttcatgatttaataaaacttaaacatgcacaaaaatgcaaaaaattaGCACCAATTTCTATGAAATactataaaattgcaaaaaattgaaaaatggtTTTCTTATATTTTCTGGGAGTAATTCCTATAGTGAAAAAATCACGTTCTCATAGCAACGCCCctagaaagggacgtcagtacgaaataatgtacctagtatgtaaggcaatataccaaagctgaaactgaactgataatataataactgaaaacaactaggagtcaaagaaaatctgaagatatgctcatctaccgatactaactcaactctctcaacatagtgagtaaaatagttgtccggccctataaggctcggtatatatatatatatatatatatatatatatatatatatatgctctgccatagtaggctcgctcataggcgctcggccatactaggctatgtatctcgaccaactaagctagctcataggcgctcggccacagcaggctcggtatataacttaccatctaataAGAGGTTAcccaatagaggcctgcccatcgattatatcttgatggtaatgaaaatacttttaatactgtatatatgtaaactcaCTGTTCTTTTgattggaagaaggaaatactcaactgaatatgcagttccgataagaagaatatggtaacttacaaaattaggaaaatataagaaatttgcgagactagcaaaatatacgtaaattccgggatacgaatttttctttatgactcgttatcaaacttgtataattacgatatcatgctaaatgaaggcaaagcttagccttaacatacctgtttcttgaattatttgaacgaatctgcttctgtgAAATTTACACTTGGATTCTTAGAAATTGGAACGAAACTATTTTTCTGCTTCTAACATTTTGTGAACCAAGGATCAAATGAATGTAATCTACATGTTACTTTGTTCCAACATTATTTTTGGTTCCTTGAGAACTTTGTAGGAAAACGTTTTTGTTTCTAGCGTTTTGCTACTAAATGGTTATATCTCATTTGTAGTTTTTTCAGAGACaatacatttttagacttttaaCAAGAAGCTTATACCATGTATTTGTAGCCAAGTCTTGTTTGATAAGACTTTGATGAAATCCTTATAAGTAGCCACATGGCTtgtatgactaagagtcattcttaGTCATTGTGGCTTTGTGCCACGTGGCTTGGGGTTACTTAATATGACGACCCGACttgtcgtctcatgagttactgctgcATTCCCCTATTTattcttcttattgctttgtctattggCTCTATATGTGATCAGGTCGGTTGGCTTGGGTTAGGAAAGcatttgataaggtttgagacacttagtctcttttgaggaagcctaagttggaaaagtcaactagaagttgacttatgtgttagagggctcggatgtgaattctgatggtttggatttcatcgagaggtgatttgggatttaggagcgtgatcggaatgtgttttggatgtccagagtagatttaggctttaaTTGGCGAAGCTGGATTTTGACGTTTTttggttgataagtgagattttgatatatgggtcggaatggaattctgagaattACAGTAGttctgtggtgtcatttgggatgtgtgtgcaaaatttcaggtcattcggacgtggtttggttgagtttttgatcaaaagcgtaattaagaagattttggaaacttaggcttgaatccgatgtgttttggttgattcgatgttgtttgaggtgttttgaagattggtataagttcgaATAACGTTATGGGATAGGTTTGTatttttggttaaggtcccggtggcctcggggtgatttcggatggttgacggaaagaatgGAAGTTTGGAATTGCAGCTAAAGTTGAAAtctactgtcataaccgcatctgtggtTGGGAGACCACAAGTGCGACCCCCGCAGATGCAGAAAAGGGTCGCAAAAGCGGAAGCTGGTGAAGttggcaggaaccgcagaagcggtagaagtaccccttattacaccaagacaaaataaaagaagctagactagacttatgatctatgaattacaagaatcttatctatatcttcaaacttgatctcgCAGTTTCTGTTGCCCTGCTAACTTGTACTTTCCAGGTGAGTTTCCTTTGTTGCTGATTTGAATTGCATTGTGAACtaaattcctttattctccaggtggtgcctgattgccaacatttaaattgtattcccttgttctccaggtgggcgactgattacCAAAATTGGAATTGTCTTCCCTTTGTTACCTTaaattgttttcccttgaaacttgtgttgtcttcttttgaacattgttgttttccctttgttctccaggtgggtgcctgattgccaaggtttgcactgtttttccttgagacttgaattttgtccctttattctccaggtgggctcctgattgttgtcttcctttgaatattgttgctttccctttgttctctaggtgggtgcctgatttgcAACACTTGAATggattttcctttgttctccaggtgggcgcttgatttcaaACACTTCaaccgtattcccttgctctccaggtgggcgcctgatagccaaaacttTAACTTTACTCCCTGAAACTTGAGCTactttcccttattctccaggtgggcgcctgattacaaactTTTAACTCTTATTCCTTTCCTCCGAAACTTggattgttttcccttgtttgctaggtaggcgcctgattgcagaATCTTGAACTACTTCCTCTTGTGACTGCTTtcctttgaactgtcttcccttgtttctcTAGGTGGGTCCCTGATTGCTTGAACCTGAAATACTTTCTATTCTTGAAACTCATGTTgttttcccttgctctccaggtgggcgcctgattacaacagaatagacaaaacaaagaaaattctgccccagtttggtagctgggacatctgtgagtgttaatttaATCATGTTACCCAAAAAATCTCAAAGAATTTAAAAGccagatcccattatccaggagggtcctgaaaacttctagTTAAATATCATCTTGAGAATGACAGCTTTAGAGCTAAATTATATCTCCTAAAGGTAtgacttacgctaaatcttgttacctatgaaggtcttaaaactaaatcccattatctaggagggtcctgaaaattttcgATTGAGTCTCgtcctaagaatgaaaacttcaaaactaacttatatttcctcaaagtagagcttatgctagatcttgttactcatgaatgtttttTATTTTAAccaagtcccattatccaggggggtcctaaGAATTTACGGTCGAACCAATCCGCTACATGCTTTCCCCATAGAGGATTCCTCTGGATAAGCCAAATTTCTTGCCCcggttttaatcaaagaaaattttatcaatTTGAATGTGGTGGTTATCTTGCGGCATTCTTACTAGAGGTGACCCTTTCGTAGCCATGCTTTGCTTTGACTAGCTGCCTTGAACTGTCCAagaattatttgcatttttgacTGGATTTCAACCGCAAGACTCTGAATGACTTGAGTGCTCTACACTCAAACCGTTGTTTTACATTTATGACCCTTCTACTTGAACCTCTATATCTCCCACGAGATTACTAAACCATTCAACCAATGGAACTTTCACTGATGCCTTATTTCCCATTTTACATCATGCTATATCTGGTATGttttggccgcactttgctttgtgcaatttggaagttggtagtaggCTTTCAAAATACTTTATTACTTGCTTAAACATAGTTGACATTGGAAAAaaccttagagaaataaacccaaaagaaatgaaatgcaatgactttgatagttaggaataaagaagaaaatccaaaactggatgactgtttggggaaggaaaggaaaatagacttatctgagtggagcaactggtaccaatgatcatgacatgaattttggattaatcagcccagcctattcaaccaatcaactttcagttatcATACTTTATGCCCCGGGATTTCCCTAATCCGATTATTTTGCAAATTTAACAGCCTTATTCggcttgcggtgccctgaagggtgtGAAACAAACCTCTATCATTAATTTATCTCTCAACTCAttgtcaccttatggtgcccgtgaaggttttcaccaataagactctctcatttttcattttcttgctCTGAATGGAGTATTGTCTCTGATATGAATcacacctctacttgctcgacttggaatttcccgaagactgatcggaaggtctttcttttaGACCGTAACATGGGCTTTTGAATAGGGTTAGATAGAAAGGGTATCgtaaggctcaaaacaactcgaatgggttcaaaattacaacttttggaatcagatttcataaaacaaccacaactttctgccctagtttcttggcttggggacttttgagttttattttgatgggaccgagctgtgaggctgcctacgtatcctttaaaggaatcaggtcgaacgtagttcataaaataggaattgctttgttgttgttacctttttctctttttttcttcttttctctctctttccttttctcttctctctctttttttctttttcctttattttcctttattttctctcttctttttttctatttcaTTCGTTTccattcttttatttttgttctctcttctcttttctctttttcttctttactcATCTTTTGCGTTTGCGTTTCTGAATTTTggtactgattccaaaagaggggtatgaaaggaaataaataaggctcaaaggggtaacaaaggataaagtgtttagatagcagaacaaaataccttcgtcattccaattttcaaaatatgctaagtacaaacaactTAGACAAACCaaaaaaatcatacataatatcttttgactgcatcagaattgatagccatatctacacatttgccttctatatctattaaatataaagaaccattggacaacactctcgttacgatgaacggcccttgccaatttggggcgaacttgcctttcgcttcagcctgatgtggaaggatgtatttcaatacttgctgacccacttcaaatttccccggacgcaccttcttgttgtatgctcttgccattctcttttgatacaactggccacgACACATTGCTGCAAagcttttctcatcaatcaaactcaattgctctagacgggttttgacccactcatcatcatcaatttcggcttcagcaacaatccgaagggatggaatttcaacttccgtggGTATCACTGCTTCTTTGCCATATACCTACAAATagggagttgcacctactgaagtgcgaacagtagtgtgataaccTAACAATGCGAAGGGAAACTTTTTATGCCATAGCCTGGAACCTTGCAGCAtattccgaagtatcttctttatgttcttgttggatgcctcgactgctccattcgccttggggcggtatggggtggaattgggatgcgtaatcttaaactattgacatacctctttcatcagatgactattaagaCTAGCACCATTATTTGTGaagatcacctttgggatcccaaaccgacaaatgatatttgaatgaacaaaatcaaccactgccttcttggtcacaaatctgaaagttttagctttaacccacttagtaaaataagcAATGACTACCAGAATGAATatgtgcccattggatgttgctggctcgatCGGTCTGATTACGTCCATACTCCAAGAAACAAAGGACCATGGTACAGACATtttgtgcaattcagatggcagagactgaatcaaatctccgtgtacttgacattgatgacacttgcacacaaaactgatacaatctcgctccatggtgagccaataataacctgctcggagaattgtctttgccaaaacatacccactcatatgcggtacgcagactctagaatgtacttcggtcatgatagtcgatgcttgtttagcatctatgcatcttaaaaATCCAAGATTTAGAGTTCtgttgtacaaaactcctccactgaagaaaaatccacttgccaaatgtcgaattgttctcttttgatcccatGTGCTTGTACTGGATAtgcccccattctgatgtactccctgatgtcatggaaccacggttcaccatcaAACTCTTCCTCAACCATATTATAGTAAGCATGGTGATCAcaaacttgaatatgcagaggatcaacatagctttgtccggatggtgcaacatttaCGCTAAGGTAGCGAAAACATCGACAACCTCGTtttggatccttggaatatgcctgaactctactaatCTAAGATACTGAAAGAGATCCTGCAGACATTGACAATATGGTATAAGTTTCAAATCTCGGGTCTCCTATTCTCTTAAAACTAGTACTTCCTGGACTCCCATGTCCACATccaaccttaaacccaaaatgcacgctttatactcggccatgttgttggtacaatagaaatgaagCTGAGCAGTGACAGAGTAGTGTTGCCCTATTTCGGAAATGAGTACAACTCATATTCCAACGCCATTCATGTTAGtggccccatcaaagaagagtttccaactgggcttttcatccttctcgacctcatcaatatgcattacctcttcatcaggaaagtaagtcctcaaaggttcatattcttcatccactgggttctcggccaaattatcagccaatgcttgggttttatcgcggtccgagtcacataaataatgtcgaactctgtgagcaaaattttccacttcgcaagtctctctgtgggcataggcttctgaaatatgtactttaaatgatccaggcgagaaatgaggtataggatgacaaataatgctttaacttctgtgctacccatgtcagggcgcaacatgtcctttcaaggggagtatacttaacctcatatgaTGCAAACTTCTTGCTGATATAATAGATAGATttctccttcctgccagtgatgtcatatTTACCCAACACACAGCCAAACGAATTATCcaagaccgtcagataaagaataaaAGGCCTCCCGGGttccggcgggaccaacacaTGTGGATtcgacaaatactctttgatcttatcaaatgcttcctggcaCTTATCAGTCCATTTAACCGTAGCATCCTTCTTTagcagcttaaagatgggctcacaagttgtcgtgagctgagcaataaacctgttgatgtagttcagcctccctagcagactcatcacctcggtcttattCCTTGGCGGTGGTaactcctggatagctttgatctttgatggatccaactcaatgccctgccgactgactataaaccctAACAGTTTCCGAGATGGAatcccaaatgcacactttgcaaggttgagcttaagattgtacctacgaagcctttggaaaaactttctcaaatctttgatgaggtcagactgcttcctggactttatgatcacatcatccacgtaaacctcaatctccttgtgtatcatatcgtggaatatggttgtcattgccctcatgtaagttgcacaatgtttttcaaaccaaaaggcatgacccgatagcaataTGCTCCCCAcgatgtgatgaatgccgtcttttccgtatcttcctcgtccattaaaatctgatgataccccgcataACAGTCcataaaagatccaatctcatgcttggtacaattatcgatcaaaatatggatatttggcagtgggaagttgtcctttggacttgctttgttgagatcgcgataatcaacacacactctggtcttaccatctttATTTGGCAcaagcacaacattggctaaccacgtaGGATACCgcatgactcgaatgacctttgcatcaagctgctttctaacctcttctttaatcttcacactcatgtcagttttgaactttctcaacttctactTGACAAGAGCaaatgctggatcaattggcaatttgtggaccaccaaatcgatACTCCAGCCTGGCAAGTCATCATACgatcatgcaaaaatatccttatactcgaacaatgctttaattatttcttccctgatttgtggttcaagatagacacttatcttagtttctctaacATTATCTGGGTCCCTTAGATTGATCTCTTCCgtatcattcagattaggcttgggtttctcttcaaaatgacttagttcattactaatctcttcaaaggcatcatcctcatcatattctgattcatcgtcacactttatttcttagattattatttcagaattagatggACTTTTAAGACTTGACCAAAGATTCATCATGCATGTAATGTCATTGATAGCAGCATAAAAAGGActgtacaaagaaagaaagaaaaacaaaaataagaactatcaggaatgacgaaaaagaaaaattgcatttcattgaaaataaaggataacagggtttgtacatcaacaagcgaaaaataaaaatctgggtcacaaccctggaatgacccagataaaaaggaaaacaaaacaaactaccaaaactccttctgggtagggagaggagtagccttccaattgttaagctctACATTTGGCCCGATGAACTGCACGTCCGATTTGCTAGAACCTTCTAaaacttctaccatgttcacattATCAAATAACCTCTGGagcctttcaattaactcctcatcAATGTCAAGCACAAAACTTCGAACTGTCGGCACTGGGCATTTCCTGGCACCAGGCTTGACAAAAGACCTCGACAGACGCAAAATAGGCTTTGGAAGTGCCCACGCCTTCTATttcaaccttttagcccttttcatATCTGCCGCCGTAGGTTTGAATCCAACACCAAACGTACCCAAATTTTTAGGGAGGGACACTAGTTGTATGATACCCTGCAGggatgcacccagacctttacccggcacaaagccattttttagcattttagtggccaccatgactgatgcagaggttatctttggagttggaacaaaTTTCCCTTCTAGAACTTTCTCGACTAGcactgtttcaaaaacttgatagacccaaggccctttATCATCTTTAGCCTCAATGAACGGGATAGAGGTATCACGGTGAGCACACAAATTATTCTCGCCATGCACGATgatctcctgtctatcccattcgaacaTGACCATCTGGTGCAAAGTGGACGagactgctttggcggcatgaatccaagtCCGACCTAGCAGAAAATTGTAAGAGATAGCTATATCCAGTACctagaactccatggtgaattccaccggtcctattgtcaactcaagcactatatcaccaatagaatctttccctccaccgtcaaatACCCGAACGCATATGCTGTTTTTGTGAATACCATTATCATCCACtgtcaacttgttcagagtagagacagggcaaatgtttgcactggaaccattgtcaactaacaccctggtgaccacagaatcttcacattttaccgtaaAATAGAGATCTTTGTTGTGTTTTGTACCTTTCACaagcaactcatcatcagaaaaggtAACCctattcacctcaaatattttgttggcgatcttcTCTAGATGGTTCACTAAAATTTTGTCGGGGAAATGTGCCTCGTTCAGAATTTTTATTAAGGCCCGACGATGCTtgtctgaatggattagcaatgataACAAGGAAATCTGAGCGGGCATCTTTCTTAGCTGCTCCATGATGaaataatcttgtaccttcatctttctcagaaactCCTCTGCTTCATCTTTAGTGATTGCTTTCTTTACTAGAACTGGGTTATAtctggatgttttagctttccttaactatTTCGGGGCAAAtaatctccccgaacgagttaatcaTTGGGCCTCATTGACCtcttttttcacttcttttcccttataggtcactatcaccgttcatagttccatgggatagccTTGGTGCTGATTACAGTCAACTGGGTTACAgacttgatgatgacaggatccgtacaggcaccctctacaattatgacAGGCTTGTTTTCCACACCTGGCACAACCATTTTTGACTTTTCTTCCTTTGTCgcaacatcacttggggatcttttcttgactaccacagatggttcaccgTTTGTCCTGCTCACtttgttcactgatccttcaaccgttggttttttaactggcttgacctcattggaccgaatcatcatgacggtttgtgaaggcttcttgggatcccctcccttgtgtactatctcgatcatgtttgttCCCTCATGGGTTAGCAATGTGTtatggttgatgttgggtgcctctagagtttggacttcaatctggcttgtgtcaatgagctcctggatggcattttttatgtgccagcacttctctgtatcatgccccgaagtaccagaacaatattcacagttCACGGAGTAATCATGATTCTTAGGAGGAGGGTTTGGAAATTTCGACTCAATTagcctcagcatatccaactgcctcaatctatggAATAAACTGGTATAAGACTCCCCCAATGGGGTGAAAGTTTTCTTTCACTGCAACCTCTTATTTTTGAACGCTAGATTTGGTTGGAAACCTTGGCCGgtagggtttcggtaggctcgtggggaagggtaagtgttttgtggagctgggtaggtgttttgtagGGCTGGGGCACACCATTGTGAGTAAgcaggaggttgagtatatgtctgGGTGTGGTGGACAACAATCTAAGAGTCTGGCGATGGGAAGTAGCGCTGGGGTAGAATATACTAGGTTTGGGGGTAGGTTCGGtgatggggtcgaggctgggtataatggtgtgacgggcccctaggtccaaaccatgatcctgaatcaattgttgccatatcttctttcttcttctttctgatcACCCCTCCCGTACCActctgaatggcttgggtagttgccttgatggccgagtagctcatgattttgcttTATTTgagcccttcttccaccatgccacctatcttcactacctcgttgaaagacttgcctatggccgataTCAGATGGCCGAAGTAAGTAGGATCTAGAGCCtgcagaaagtactccaccatttcgctctcctccaTCGGGAAGTTAACTCTTgttgcttgttctctccagcgaaaaCCGTATTCCGtaaaactttcactaggcttcttctcaatcttagtcagaGACAAACGATCCGGAACaatctcgatgttgtattggaaatggcgAGCGAATGTTGGGGCCAAATTATCCCATGAATACCATCTGTTGTGATcttgacgagtgtaccactccaatgctgcacCACTTAGACTCTTGCTAAAGTACGCCATCAACAGCTCATCTTTCCCACTGGCTATTTTCATTTTACTCCAGAATCCCCTCAAGTGGGCCACCGGGTCTCCATGCCCGtcatatagatcaaatttagACATCTTGAATCCCACATGCAACTGAACATCGGGAAATAGatacaaatctttgtaggctacgctCACCTGGCCTCCTAATCCCTACATGtttctgaatgactgttccaggcttcTTACCTTCATGAACATCTCTTCATGCTCTGGGTTTTTAGATGGTTTCTCAGTCTTAACAAGGAGGTCGAAATGAGGAGTATATGAGCAATGCTCTgtggccttgaaagtaggcttcgggggatagtattggttatcttgggcTTGAAATAAGGGCTCACTAGAGGATCAATGGAGTGTAATGGGTGAGGGTGCCATGAAAATAGGGGTGGCTAGTGGAGGGAGGGTAtgggactggtttgggtggtggtctTGTGCTGTTt contains:
- the LOC138885764 gene encoding uncharacterized protein encodes the protein MLRLIESKFPNPPPKNHDYSVNCEYCSGTSGHDTEKCWHIKNAIQELIDTSQIEVQTLEAPNINHNTLLTHEGTNMIEIVHKGGDPKKPSQTVMMIRSNEVKPVKKPTVEGSVNKVSRTNGEPSVVVKKRSPSDVATKEEKSKMVVPGVENKPVIIVEGACTDPVIIKSVTQLTVISTKAIPWNYERYNPVLVKKAITKDEAEEFLRKMKVQDYFIMEQLRKMPAQISLLSLLIHSDKHRRALIKILNEAHFPDKILVNHLEKIANKIFEVNRVTFSDDELLVKGTKHNKDLYFTVKCEDSVVTRVLVDNGSSANICPVSTLNKLTVDDNGIHKNSICVRVFDGGGKDSIGRTWIHAAKAVSSTLHQMVMFEWDRQEIIVHGENNLCAHRDTSIPFIEAKDDKGPWVYQVFETVLVEKVLEGKFVPTPKITSASVMVATKMLKNGFVPGKGLGASLQGIIQLVSLPKNLGTFGVGFKPTAADMKRAKRLK
- the LOC138885763 gene encoding uncharacterized protein; the encoded protein is MSVPWSFVSWSMDVIRPIEPATSNGHIFILVVIAYFTKWVKAKTFRFVTKKAVVDFVHSNIICRFGIPKVIFTNNGASLNSHLMKEVYGKEAVIPTEVEIPSLRIVAEAEIDDDEWVKTRLEQLSLIDEKSFAAMCRGQLYQKRMARAYNKKAPTWRARENNMSFKNRKYFRFKQSGTHLEKQGKTVQRKAVTRGSSSRFCNQAPT